The [Clostridium] colinum genome includes the window AATAATTTTGAAAATGATGATAAACGTGAAATAACTGGAGAATTAGTTAAAGAAAATGACTTAGTTTTACTTGTTATGCCTCAAGATAAACAAGCTCCAAAAGGAAGGCTTATTTTACCTCAAGTACAAGTTTTAAGAGAGTTATTAGATAAAAAGTGTACAGTTGTTTCTACTTCTTTAAAAGACATATCTAACGCATTACAAAGTTTGGCAAAATCACCAGACATTATAATAACAGATTCTCAAATTTTTAAAGAGGTTTACGAGCAAAAACCTAAAGATAGCAAAATGACTTCATTTTCTGTTTTATTTGCAGGTTATAAAGGAGATATTAATTATTATTTAGAAAGTGTTAAAATTTTAGATAATTTAAAAGAAAATGCAAATATAATAATTGCGGAAGCTTGCACACACAATGCAATAGATGGAGATATAGCAAGAGAAAAAATACCAAATATGTTAAAAAAAAGGTTTGGTAATAATATAAATATAACTGTAATAACAGGAGATAATTTTCCAGATGATTTAGAAAAATATGATTTGATAATTCAATGTGGTGCGTGTATGTTTAATAGAAAATATGTTCTTAATAGAATAAATATGGCTAAAAGTAAAAATATACCTACCACTAATTATGGTATTATTATTGCTTATTTAAGTGGTATATTAGACAAAATAAATATTTAAAGGAATGGTTTTTTTGATAGAAAAAATACTAGAAAAAGATAAACTTACAAGAGATGATTTAATTAAATTATTGTCTATAGAAGATGAAAAAGATATGAATAAACTTTTTAATAAAGCTTATTCCATAAAAGAAAAATACATTGGTAAAATATCTCATTATAGAGGACTTATAGAATTTTCTAATTATTGTATAAAAGATTGTAATTATTGTGGAATTAGAAAAAGTAATAGCCTAGTAGATAGATTTTTTATGAATAAAGAAGAAATATTAAAAATGGCAAAATGGGCTTTAGATAATGAATATGGTTCTATAACTTTACAATCGGGTGAAAGAACAGATACAGACTTTGTTAATTTTGTTACAGAAGTTATTTCGGATATAAAAGAAATGTCAAAAGGCAAATTAGGTTTAACACTTTGTATGGGAGAACAAAGTGAAGATGTATATAAAAAGTGGTTTGAAGCTGGTGGTCACAGATATTTATTAAGAATAGAAACTACAAATGAAAATTTATATAATCATATTCACCCTAAAAATAATTTACATTCTTTTAAAAAAAGGGTAGATTGTTTAAAATCTTTAAAAAAAATAGGATATCAAGTTGGGACAGGGGTACTTATAGGAGTGCCTAACCAAACAATTGAAGATTTAGCAGATGATATTTTATTTTTTAAAGATATGGATATAGATATGATAGGTATGGGTCCTTATATTGTCCATAAAGATACTCCAATAGGAAAATATGTATTAGATAAACAACTTGATACGGTTGATAGCAAAAACTATAGATTTCTTTTAGGCCTTAAAATGATTGCCGTTACAAGAATATTTTTAAAAGATGTAAATATTGCTGCAACAACAGCTTTGCAAGCGTTAGACAGCTTGGGTAGAGAAAAAGGATTAAAAGCTGGAGCTAATATTCTTATGCCTATTATAACATTAGAAGATTACAGAGAAAAATATCAATTATATGATAATAAACCTTGTATAGAAGATAATGCTAATAAATGTAAAAGTTGTTTAACGGGCAGAGTTATGAGTATTGGAGAAAAAGTCGGGTTTGGAGAATTTGGAGATTCAAAACATTTTTTTAATAAAATAAAAAGTATCTAATAATTAATTTATAATAAAATTTTTAATTATACCTTATATGATAAAATATAATTTATAGAGCAATTATATTTTATTATATAAGGTTTTTATTTTAAAAAATGGTTATTTATATATAGAAAGAATTTCCAAATAAAAATTTGAATTTAACTAAATATATAACAACAAAAAATTACACAAATAATTTCTTTAGTATAATATTACAAAATAGTATATTAATATATATATAAATTTATATATTTAACCGAAAAAAATAAATATTTTTAAAAATCTATTGTATATTTTTAACTTGTATGCTAGTATACCAATATACTAGTATACAAGTTATTTTTATTACTCTAATTATTATGTTATTTATAAATTTTATATTATTTTTAAGAGGTGATAATAAAAAATCTAAAAAATATTTTAAGAGATAATAATAATTTTTAGGGAGGGATTATTTATGATTCTTGATTTAATCAGTAAAAAAGAAGAAGTTAAGCCATTTAATATAGGAGACAAAATAGGATATGCATTTGGAGATTTAGGCTGTGGTGCATTTTTTATGTTTGTATCTAGTTATTTAATGTTATTTTATACAGATATATTAGGCATAAGCGCAACAGCAGTTGGTACTTTATTTTTAGTAGCAAGAATTTGGGATGCTATAAATGACCCTATAATGGGGACTATATGTGATAGAGTTAAAGTTTCAAAATATGGTAAATTTAAACCATATATTGTTAGATTTGGTATACCAATGGTTTTGGTAGGTATATTAACTTTTACAGCTATTCCTATTTTACCTGAAAATTTAACATTACCATATGCATATATAACTTATATTTTATTTGGTATGTTATATACAGCTGTTAATATCCCTTATGGTTCATTATCATCTGTTATGAGTAAAGACCCAAATGAAAGAGCAGCTTTATCAGTATTTAGAAATCTAGGAGGTCTTTTGGCTCAAATAATAATAGTATTTTTAGTCCCTAAATTAGTTTTTAATATAGATGGTGAAATTACAGCTGTTGGATTTTTAAAATGTGCTATAATATTAGCTATAATATCAAGCATATCTTTTATTATTACATTTAGATTTACTAGAGAAAGAATAGTACATAATAAACTTACAAAAAATAATGATAGTTTTTTAAAATCTATATTAAAATTATTTAAAAATAGAGCTTTTTTAGGTATAGCTTTAGCATCATTTGCACAAATGGCAGGTCTTTTAACAACACAAGGCTTAACAGCATATCTTTTTAAAGACTATTTTAAAGCCCCAAGCCTTATTTCTATAGGCGGTCTTAGTGCTTTAATATCCTCATTTTTAGTAATACCTTTTGCTACTAAAATAATTAGCAAACTAGGAAAAAAAGAAACAGCTGTATTTAGTTGTATGTGGTCGACTATTATTTATGCTCTAGTATTTTTTATACCAAACTTAAATGTAAATACATATATCATACTAATGTTTATTAATGGTTTAGGCCAAGGGTTAATGAGTGCTGTAACTTGGGCATTAGTAAGTGATACTATTGATTATCAAGAATATATTACTGGAGAAAGAAATGAAGGCACAGTTTATTCTTCTTATTCTTTAGCAAGAAAATTAGCACAAGCTATATCTGGTGGATTTGCCGGATTTGCATTAGGCATTTTAGGTTATCAGTCTGGCTCAACAACTCAAACAGAAGATGTTGCTACAGGTATTAAAGCACTTGCAACAGGTATACCAGCTTTATGTCTTTTAGCTACAACTTTAATTTTAATTTTTGTATATAATCTTTCTAAGAAAAAAATAAATCAAATTACAAAAGAACTAGAAATAAGAAGACAACATAACTAAAAAAATATTTAAAAATGGAGGATTTTAATTATGATAGTAGATTTAAAAGCAAAACCTTATAACCTTAATGATGAAGATATAAAATGGGTAAAAGACACTATATCTAATATGACGATAGAGGAAAAAATTGGACAATTATTTATTAATATGGGTGAAAGTAGAGATGAACAGTATTTAAAGGATGTTATAAATAAGTATCATATAGGTGGTGTTCGTTATAATCCTGGCACAGCAGAAGAAGTTTATGAACAAAATAAAATTTTACAAGAAAATAGTAAAATACCACTTTTAATAGCTGCAAATACCGAAAGCGGGGGTAATGGTGCTTGTGTAGATGGAACATATGTAGGAACTGAAACAAAAATAGGGGCTACAAATGATAAAAAATTTGCATATGAATTGGGACGTATTTCTGGTATAGAAGCTTCGGCTATTGGTTGTAACTGGAGTTTTGCTCCAATTGTTGATATAGATGTAAATTGGAGAAATCCTATTATATCTAGTCGTACTTTTGGAAATAATGCTGATAAAGTGTTAGAATATTCTTTAGAGTATATGAGAGGAATTATGGAAAGTGGAATAGCACCCGCTGCAAAACATTTTCCTGGTGATGGTATAGATGAAAGAGACCAACATTTATCTTTTGCACCAAATTCTTTATCTGTTGAAGAATGGGAAGCAACTTTTGGCAAAGTATATAGAGGTTTATTTGAGGCTGGTCTTCCATCTATAATGGCCGGGCATATTTCATTACCAAATTATGTGCGTCATTTTAAACCAGATGCTACAATACAAGAATTAATATTACCAGCTACTTTAAATAAATATATTTTAACAGACTTATTAAGAAAAGAAATGGGCTTTAATGGTTTAGTTGTAACAGATGCAAGCCATATGGTTGCAATGACTTCTGCTATGAAACGTAGTGAAATGCTACCAACAGCAATAGCAGCAGGTAGTGATTTATTTTTATTCTTTAATGACCCAGATGAAGATTTTAATTGGATGATGGAAGGATATAAAAATGGTATTATAACAGATGAAAGACTTGAAGAAGCTTTAATGCGTATATTAGGTATGAAAGCTACATTAGGATTACATAAAAAAGCTAAAACAGAGATATTACCAAAAAAAGATATTGCTCTGTCTAAAATAGGTATTAAAGAAAATAAAGAAATAGCAAAAGAAATTTCTGATAAAGCTATAACTTTAGTAAAAAATAATGAAAATATATTTCCTATATCTTCTACAAAACAAAAAAGAGTTTTACTTGTTGAAATAAAAGGATTTGAAGGTGGGTTTGGTAAATTTATTGAACTAATGGGTGGTAAGAAAAAATCTGCTATTGAAATGACAAAAGAATTTTTAGAAGAAGAGGGATTTGAAGTTACTATATATGAATCTCCTATGAAAAAAATAGAAAATCTTCCACCAGAAGAAATGAGAGTAGCACTTGGCAATATATATGCCGCAAAACGTCCAATATCAGATTTAACAAATAATTATGATTTAATAATAAATATAGCAAATATTAATCCTAATACTGACCAACGTATATTATGGCCTGCAAGTAAAGGTACTCCAGATATTCCTTTTTATGTAAATGAAGTACCAACAATATTTATATCTGTAAATTGTCCATTCCATTTAGCAGATGTACCTCAAGTTAAAACGTATATAAACGCTTATGATAATAGGGAAGATACAATTAAAATATTAGTTGATAAAATGTTAGGAAAATCTGAATTTAAAGGAATAAGCCCAGTTGATGCTTTTTGTGGATTAGAAGATACTAGATATTAATTGGGAGGATATAAAGTGAAAAATTTAAATGAATTTAATAAAGAAAAAAATTTTTTAATTTGCATAGACTCAGATGGTTGTGCAATAAATACAATGGATATTAAACATATAAAATGTTTTGGACCTTGTATGGTAAAAGAGTGGAATCTTCAAATATGGGAAAAAGATATTTTAGAAAAATGGAACAATGTTAATTTATATACACTAACTAGAGGTATAAATAGATTTAAAGGACTTGCTATTGCACTTGAAGAAATTAATCAAAAGTACGTTAAAATAGAAGAGTTAGATGATTTATTAAACTGGGTTAAAAATACTAATGAACTTTCTAACCAATCTTTAATTAAAGAAATAGAAAAAAAGGGGACTATGTGTTTAAAAAAGGCTTTAAATTGGTCAAAAGATGTTAATAGGTGTATAGAATTATTAACAGATGATGAAAAGTTAAGTTTTAAAGGTGTAAAAGAAGCATTAGAAAAAGCTCATAAATTGGCAGATATAGTTATAGTATCTTCAGCTAATGAAAAAGCAGTATTAGATGAATGGAAATATAACAAACTTATAGAGTATACAGATTTAATATTAACACAAAACATAGGTACAAAATCATTTTGTATAAGTA containing:
- the hydF gene encoding [FeFe] hydrogenase H-cluster maturation GTPase HydF — protein: MIVNKTLDFKKGDEYMLNSVPKGERKHIAIFGKTNTGKSSLINFLTNQELSIVSDQKGTTTDPVYKNMEIIGLGACTIIDTAGFDDNTSLGNERLKKTETALLKTDLAILLFTEDNFEFEAIWIEKFKKLEIPFICILNKIDLIKEVDILATKIYNDFGVNPILVSCKEKIGFDDLIYTIKNNFENDDKREITGELVKENDLVLLVMPQDKQAPKGRLILPQVQVLRELLDKKCTVVSTSLKDISNALQSLAKSPDIIITDSQIFKEVYEQKPKDSKMTSFSVLFAGYKGDINYYLESVKILDNLKENANIIIAEACTHNAIDGDIAREKIPNMLKKRFGNNINITVITGDNFPDDLEKYDLIIQCGACMFNRKYVLNRINMAKSKNIPTTNYGIIIAYLSGILDKINI
- the hydE gene encoding [FeFe] hydrogenase H-cluster radical SAM maturase HydE — encoded protein: MIEKILEKDKLTRDDLIKLLSIEDEKDMNKLFNKAYSIKEKYIGKISHYRGLIEFSNYCIKDCNYCGIRKSNSLVDRFFMNKEEILKMAKWALDNEYGSITLQSGERTDTDFVNFVTEVISDIKEMSKGKLGLTLCMGEQSEDVYKKWFEAGGHRYLLRIETTNENLYNHIHPKNNLHSFKKRVDCLKSLKKIGYQVGTGVLIGVPNQTIEDLADDILFFKDMDIDMIGMGPYIVHKDTPIGKYVLDKQLDTVDSKNYRFLLGLKMIAVTRIFLKDVNIAATTALQALDSLGREKGLKAGANILMPIITLEDYREKYQLYDNKPCIEDNANKCKSCLTGRVMSIGEKVGFGEFGDSKHFFNKIKSI
- a CDS encoding MFS transporter, producing the protein MILDLISKKEEVKPFNIGDKIGYAFGDLGCGAFFMFVSSYLMLFYTDILGISATAVGTLFLVARIWDAINDPIMGTICDRVKVSKYGKFKPYIVRFGIPMVLVGILTFTAIPILPENLTLPYAYITYILFGMLYTAVNIPYGSLSSVMSKDPNERAALSVFRNLGGLLAQIIIVFLVPKLVFNIDGEITAVGFLKCAIILAIISSISFIITFRFTRERIVHNKLTKNNDSFLKSILKLFKNRAFLGIALASFAQMAGLLTTQGLTAYLFKDYFKAPSLISIGGLSALISSFLVIPFATKIISKLGKKETAVFSCMWSTIIYALVFFIPNLNVNTYIILMFINGLGQGLMSAVTWALVSDTIDYQEYITGERNEGTVYSSYSLARKLAQAISGGFAGFALGILGYQSGSTTQTEDVATGIKALATGIPALCLLATTLILIFVYNLSKKKINQITKELEIRRQHN
- a CDS encoding glycoside hydrolase family 3 protein; this translates as MIVDLKAKPYNLNDEDIKWVKDTISNMTIEEKIGQLFINMGESRDEQYLKDVINKYHIGGVRYNPGTAEEVYEQNKILQENSKIPLLIAANTESGGNGACVDGTYVGTETKIGATNDKKFAYELGRISGIEASAIGCNWSFAPIVDIDVNWRNPIISSRTFGNNADKVLEYSLEYMRGIMESGIAPAAKHFPGDGIDERDQHLSFAPNSLSVEEWEATFGKVYRGLFEAGLPSIMAGHISLPNYVRHFKPDATIQELILPATLNKYILTDLLRKEMGFNGLVVTDASHMVAMTSAMKRSEMLPTAIAAGSDLFLFFNDPDEDFNWMMEGYKNGIITDERLEEALMRILGMKATLGLHKKAKTEILPKKDIALSKIGIKENKEIAKEISDKAITLVKNNENIFPISSTKQKRVLLVEIKGFEGGFGKFIELMGGKKKSAIEMTKEFLEEEGFEVTIYESPMKKIENLPPEEMRVALGNIYAAKRPISDLTNNYDLIINIANINPNTDQRILWPASKGTPDIPFYVNEVPTIFISVNCPFHLADVPQVKTYINAYDNREDTIKILVDKMLGKSEFKGISPVDAFCGLEDTRY
- a CDS encoding HAD family hydrolase gives rise to the protein MKNLNEFNKEKNFLICIDSDGCAINTMDIKHIKCFGPCMVKEWNLQIWEKDILEKWNNVNLYTLTRGINRFKGLAIALEEINQKYVKIEELDDLLNWVKNTNELSNQSLIKEIEKKGTMCLKKALNWSKDVNRCIELLTDDEKLSFKGVKEALEKAHKLADIVIVSSANEKAVLDEWKYNKLIEYTDLILTQNIGTKSFCISKLLEKGYDSKNVLMIGDSKGDFDAAKKNNILFYPIMVKKEIFSWERFKEEILYKFTNNLYTSKYEDKIIKEFEDNFNNN